One stretch of Sinomonas terrae DNA includes these proteins:
- a CDS encoding alpha/beta fold hydrolase: MAAGRHAGAAAHHTVEGTDPGLNVQTFEPDDAAALPPVLLIHGFASSVALNWEQSGWIPALLEAGRRVIAVDLPGHGLSAAPEDVDSYSPSRIRADLLQIATDAGARPLIAGHPDTGLDVIGYSLGSRLAWEFGATQPALVRRLVLGGPSGRDPLAEFDLAAAQRFLADGTPIEDDSTAALVTMALASPGSDMYALLSLVEAIKEEPFDAAEAVPRQPILIVAGEKDERAAGIEALHGLVPQAQVVLVPGRNHVNAVTARAFKQAAIEFLAG, translated from the coding sequence ATGGCGGCGGGGCGGCATGCGGGGGCTGCGGCGCATCACACGGTCGAGGGAACGGACCCGGGCCTCAACGTCCAGACGTTCGAGCCCGACGACGCGGCGGCCCTGCCGCCCGTCCTGCTGATCCACGGCTTCGCTTCCTCCGTCGCGCTCAACTGGGAGCAGAGCGGCTGGATCCCTGCGCTGCTCGAGGCTGGGCGGCGCGTCATCGCCGTCGACCTTCCCGGCCATGGCCTGAGCGCCGCACCCGAGGATGTGGACTCCTACTCGCCCAGCCGGATCCGCGCCGACCTCCTGCAGATCGCGACCGACGCCGGCGCCCGCCCGCTCATCGCGGGGCACCCTGACACTGGGCTGGACGTCATCGGCTACTCCCTCGGCTCGCGGCTCGCGTGGGAGTTCGGGGCGACGCAGCCTGCATTGGTGCGGCGCCTTGTGCTGGGCGGCCCGAGCGGCCGAGACCCGCTCGCCGAATTCGACCTCGCCGCTGCCCAGCGATTCCTCGCGGACGGGACGCCCATCGAGGACGATTCCACTGCGGCGCTCGTGACGATGGCCCTCGCCTCGCCCGGTTCGGACATGTACGCGCTCCTCTCGCTCGTCGAGGCGATCAAGGAGGAGCCCTTTGACGCCGCCGAGGCCGTCCCCAGGCAGCCGATCCTGATCGTCGCCGGCGAGAAGGACGAGCGGGCCGCGGGGATCGAAGCGCTCCACGGGCTCGTGCCCCAAGCTCAGGTCGTCCTCGTCCCCGGCCGGAATCACGTCAATGCCGTGACCGCGCGGGCCTTCAAGCAGGCCGCCATCGAGTTCCTGGCCGGCTGA
- a CDS encoding biotin/lipoyl-containing protein, which yields MAELPFPLPDLGEGLIEATVLEWLVAEGDQVERNQPLVEVETTKSALELPSPQSGMVLKVHGAPGDVIKVGEPLVVFEVPDDTAGIVGTVPTEEAPKRRVRLSANLDED from the coding sequence GTGGCTGAGCTTCCCTTCCCCCTCCCCGACCTCGGCGAAGGCCTCATCGAGGCCACGGTCCTCGAATGGCTCGTCGCCGAAGGCGACCAGGTCGAGCGGAACCAGCCGCTCGTCGAGGTCGAAACCACCAAGTCCGCCCTCGAGCTGCCCTCGCCCCAATCCGGCATGGTCCTCAAGGTCCACGGAGCCCCGGGCGACGTGATCAAAGTCGGCGAGCCCCTCGTCGTCTTCGAAGTCCCGGACGACACCGCCGGAATCGTCGGCACGGTCCCGACAGAGGAAGCACCCAAGCGGCGCGTCCGCTTGAGCGCGAATCTGGACGAAGATTAA
- a CDS encoding alpha-ketoacid dehydrogenase subunit beta, producing the protein MGGTETMMAGTAASAAPLELSLQGALNLALDEILAEDPKALVLGEDVGTLGGVFRVTSGLAGKHGAARVFDTPLAESGILGMSIGLAMAGFHPIPEVQFDGFAYPAVNQIVCQLGRMNYRSRGTLPMPVTLRVPSFGGIRAPEHHGESLEALFAHVPGLKVVSPADPQQGYTLLKAAARMPDPVIFMEPKSRYWQKGQVITESGLDDGGKSPVADGAAGARIARPGRHLTLVAWGAMVARCLQVAELAAEDGIDVEVLDLRWLKPIHADALAASVGKTRRAVVVHEAPRTSGLGAEVAQIITERCFGTLKAPVERVTGFDVPYPSGDLEDEYIPNIDRILFGIQRVLEYKRG; encoded by the coding sequence ATGGGCGGAACGGAGACGATGATGGCCGGAACGGCTGCGTCCGCAGCACCGCTGGAGCTCTCACTCCAGGGCGCACTCAACCTGGCCCTCGACGAGATCCTCGCCGAGGACCCCAAGGCCCTTGTGCTCGGCGAGGACGTCGGCACGCTCGGCGGCGTCTTCCGCGTTACCTCGGGCCTGGCTGGGAAGCACGGCGCCGCGCGGGTCTTCGACACCCCGCTCGCCGAATCCGGGATCCTCGGCATGTCGATCGGGCTCGCGATGGCCGGGTTCCACCCGATTCCCGAGGTCCAGTTCGACGGCTTCGCCTACCCGGCCGTGAACCAGATCGTGTGCCAGCTCGGGCGCATGAACTACCGCAGCCGCGGGACCCTGCCCATGCCCGTGACGCTGCGCGTGCCCAGCTTCGGCGGCATCCGCGCCCCCGAGCACCATGGCGAGAGCCTCGAGGCGCTCTTCGCCCACGTCCCCGGCCTCAAGGTCGTCTCCCCCGCCGACCCCCAGCAGGGCTACACGCTCCTGAAGGCCGCGGCTCGCATGCCCGACCCGGTCATCTTCATGGAGCCCAAGTCGCGCTACTGGCAGAAGGGCCAGGTCATTACCGAAAGCGGACTGGACGACGGCGGGAAGTCGCCGGTCGCTGACGGCGCAGCCGGGGCACGGATCGCTCGCCCGGGCCGTCACCTCACGCTCGTCGCGTGGGGAGCGATGGTCGCCCGGTGCCTGCAGGTCGCCGAGCTCGCTGCCGAGGACGGCATCGACGTCGAGGTTCTGGACCTGCGCTGGCTCAAGCCCATCCACGCCGACGCCCTGGCGGCCTCCGTGGGGAAGACGCGGCGCGCCGTCGTCGTCCACGAAGCCCCGCGGACCTCCGGGCTCGGCGCTGAGGTGGCCCAGATCATCACCGAGCGCTGCTTCGGGACCCTCAAGGCACCCGTTGAGCGCGTCACCGGGTTCGACGTACCGTATCCCTCAGGCGACCTGGAGGACGAGTACATCCCGAACATCGACCGGATCCTTTTCGGCATCCAACGAGTATTGGAGTACAAGCGTGGCTGA
- a CDS encoding thiamine pyrophosphate-dependent enzyme, with protein sequence MQTSVQRTTTRGRAGLAGAPRAPLAELPAVEPVTGNELVELYRLMTAVRHLDLAAISWQRQGIVPAYAPELGQEAAQVGSALAVDPKRDFVFPTYRELGVALACGVDMVEYMSTHKATWHGGLWNPAETHVAPIQAVVAGSVLHAVGWAHGQTLEAQGELPADGYNIAVTYLGDGASSQGDVHEAMNFAAVFNAPVVFFVQNNGWAISVPTEKQVAGGSVATRGAGYGIPAIQVDGNDAPAVLTATRRAVAHARAGHGPAIVEAMTYRRGPHATSDDPGRYRSLEDERADAGADPIARLREGILTAGAATAAELDAADAAGAAEAERVRAGVIDLRPRPGTEMFDLVFQEPTDELQRQKANWQEETELREESDHE encoded by the coding sequence ATGCAGACTTCAGTACAACGCACGACGACGCGCGGCCGCGCTGGCCTCGCGGGGGCGCCTCGGGCGCCGCTCGCCGAGCTTCCCGCCGTGGAACCCGTCACAGGGAACGAGCTCGTGGAGCTCTACCGGCTCATGACCGCCGTCCGTCACCTCGATCTCGCGGCCATCTCCTGGCAGCGGCAGGGCATCGTGCCGGCCTACGCACCCGAACTGGGCCAGGAGGCTGCACAGGTCGGCTCCGCCCTCGCCGTGGACCCCAAGCGCGACTTCGTGTTCCCGACCTACCGGGAACTCGGCGTCGCGCTGGCGTGCGGCGTGGACATGGTGGAGTACATGTCGACGCACAAGGCCACTTGGCACGGCGGCCTGTGGAACCCGGCGGAGACCCATGTCGCGCCGATCCAGGCCGTCGTCGCCGGCTCCGTGCTCCATGCCGTCGGCTGGGCACACGGCCAGACCCTCGAGGCCCAGGGCGAGCTTCCCGCAGACGGCTACAACATCGCTGTCACCTATCTCGGCGACGGTGCCTCGAGCCAGGGCGATGTGCACGAGGCGATGAACTTCGCCGCCGTCTTCAACGCCCCCGTCGTCTTCTTTGTGCAGAACAACGGCTGGGCCATCTCCGTGCCGACAGAGAAACAGGTCGCGGGCGGCAGCGTCGCCACCCGGGGTGCCGGCTACGGCATCCCTGCCATCCAAGTCGACGGCAACGACGCCCCCGCGGTCCTGACCGCGACCCGCCGCGCCGTCGCGCACGCCCGCGCCGGGCACGGCCCCGCGATCGTCGAGGCGATGACCTACCGCCGGGGGCCGCACGCGACCTCCGACGACCCCGGCCGCTACCGGTCCCTCGAGGACGAGCGCGCGGACGCCGGGGCAGACCCGATCGCCCGGCTGCGCGAAGGGATTCTGACTGCAGGCGCCGCAACCGCGGCGGAGCTCGACGCGGCCGACGCCGCGGGTGCAGCCGAAGCGGAGCGGGTCCGGGCCGGCGTGATCGACCTCAGACCGCGCCCGGGCACCGAAATGTTCGACCTGGTCTTCCAGGAGCCCACCGACGAACTGCAGCGGCAGAAGGCCAATTGGCAGGAAGAGACCGAACTGCGTGAGGAGTCCGATCATGAGTGA
- a CDS encoding amino acid permease: MMGLGSAIGAGLFIGSGAGIQAAGPAVLISYLVAGGLIILVMWALGEMAAANPNSGAFSVYTARAFGPVAGATVGWLWWIQLVVVIAAESLGAAGLLASVFPALPVWLMALVFIAALTAVNLTRVRNFGEFEFWFALLKVAAIVGFLVIGAALLFGWIPGAHSPGLANFGGFAPHGFEGIATALFVVAFAFGGTEIVSVAAAETRDPARSVGKAVRTVVWRILVFYIGSIFIIAAVIPSGSDALKSPFAGVLDAAGMPGAATAITLVAVVALLSALNANLYGASRMVFSLAERGEAPRALKSLTASRVPAVAVLASVTFGVVATVLELIFPDHVLPVLLNIVGSTCLMVWGSALVSQLVLRSRADRDGVALPLRMAGFPWLTSLGLVLLAAIFAVGLIGDDSRPQLLSTFALVIVLAAASALRRRSASAVVSKA; this comes from the coding sequence ATGATGGGCCTCGGCAGCGCCATCGGCGCTGGGCTCTTCATCGGATCGGGCGCCGGCATCCAGGCCGCCGGACCGGCCGTCCTGATCTCCTATCTGGTCGCCGGCGGCCTCATCATCCTCGTCATGTGGGCGCTCGGGGAGATGGCCGCGGCGAACCCGAACAGCGGCGCGTTCTCCGTCTACACCGCCCGCGCGTTCGGCCCCGTGGCCGGCGCCACCGTCGGCTGGCTGTGGTGGATACAGCTCGTCGTCGTCATCGCGGCCGAATCCCTCGGCGCAGCGGGCTTGCTCGCGAGCGTCTTCCCGGCGCTGCCCGTGTGGCTCATGGCCCTCGTATTCATCGCGGCCCTCACCGCCGTCAACCTGACCCGCGTCCGCAACTTCGGCGAGTTCGAATTCTGGTTCGCGCTCCTCAAGGTCGCTGCGATCGTCGGCTTCCTCGTCATCGGTGCCGCACTCCTGTTCGGCTGGATCCCCGGCGCCCACTCCCCCGGACTTGCCAACTTCGGCGGCTTTGCGCCGCACGGCTTCGAAGGAATTGCTACCGCGCTGTTCGTGGTCGCGTTCGCGTTCGGCGGCACGGAGATCGTCTCGGTCGCGGCGGCGGAGACGCGGGACCCGGCCCGGAGCGTCGGCAAGGCCGTTCGCACCGTCGTCTGGCGCATTCTCGTGTTCTACATCGGCTCGATCTTCATCATCGCCGCGGTCATCCCCTCGGGATCCGACGCGCTCAAGAGCCCCTTCGCCGGCGTCCTCGATGCCGCCGGGATGCCTGGCGCCGCAACCGCGATCACGCTCGTCGCCGTCGTCGCACTCCTGTCGGCGCTCAACGCGAACCTGTACGGTGCGTCGCGCATGGTGTTCTCCCTCGCCGAGCGCGGCGAGGCGCCCCGCGCCCTCAAGTCCCTCACTGCCTCGCGCGTCCCTGCCGTCGCGGTACTCGCGAGCGTTACGTTCGGCGTGGTCGCGACCGTGCTCGAGCTCATCTTCCCCGACCACGTGCTCCCGGTGCTGCTGAACATCGTGGGGTCGACGTGCCTCATGGTGTGGGGCTCTGCCCTCGTCTCCCAGCTCGTCCTCCGGAGCCGGGCCGACCGCGACGGCGTCGCGCTGCCGCTCCGCATGGCAGGATTCCCGTGGCTGACCTCGCTCGGCCTCGTCCTGCTCGCGGCGATCTTCGCGGTCGGACTGATCGGGGACGACTCGCGGCCGCAGCTGTTGAGCACATTTGCCCTCGTCATTGTCCTGGCTGCCGCCAGCGCCTTGAGGCGACGCTCGGCGTCGGCCGTGGTGTCGAAGGCCTAG
- a CDS encoding Lrp/AsnC family transcriptional regulator — protein MRVDELDAKIVRLFTEEQRMSVLEASRLLKVARATVQARLDRMTANGVIAQWVPQPEPRAFGFPVVAFCFLTINQDLGHDAVSKALGAIPEVIEVHTVSGDSDLMARVAARSNSDLQRVLDIIMATRAVVRSSSVIALNTHFEGRTLPLLEAAAKG, from the coding sequence ATGCGGGTTGACGAGCTCGACGCGAAGATCGTCCGGCTGTTCACCGAGGAGCAGCGCATGTCCGTCCTCGAGGCCTCGCGCCTCCTCAAAGTCGCTCGGGCAACCGTGCAGGCGCGCCTCGATCGGATGACCGCCAACGGCGTCATCGCCCAATGGGTGCCCCAGCCTGAGCCACGCGCGTTCGGGTTCCCCGTCGTCGCCTTCTGCTTCCTCACGATCAACCAGGACCTTGGGCACGACGCCGTCTCAAAGGCCCTGGGCGCGATCCCGGAGGTCATCGAAGTCCACACCGTCTCTGGCGACAGTGACCTCATGGCCCGAGTCGCTGCCCGGTCCAACTCCGATCTGCAGCGGGTCCTCGACATCATCATGGCGACCAGGGCCGTGGTCCGGTCGTCGAGCGTGATCGCGCTCAACACCCACTTCGAGGGCCGCACCCTGCCGCTCCTCGAGGCCGCGGCGAAGGGCTGA
- a CDS encoding NUDIX hydrolase — protein sequence MSTLFAGPFGANVSERAQLPPSLAISTVIFALKPGRDAGKPTLWLPLVRRVKEPFKGQWALPGGPLTATESLEDAARRNLGETTGLAPEYLEQLYAFGGLDRAQRPGQGSQRVVSIVYWALVRPTEAELLVDGEGEAENVAWHRADTAGEGEGGLAFDHREIIDYALWRLRNKLEYAQIAYHFLGETFTLAQLREVYEAVLGRPLDPANFRRQLKSVPQIEPTDQFLEGGKHRPPRLYRYTGPVQRSTT from the coding sequence ATGAGCACTCTCTTCGCCGGCCCCTTCGGCGCGAACGTCTCGGAACGCGCCCAGCTTCCGCCGTCGTTGGCGATTTCGACCGTGATCTTCGCGCTCAAACCCGGTCGCGACGCCGGGAAGCCGACGCTCTGGCTCCCCCTCGTCCGGCGGGTCAAGGAACCGTTCAAAGGCCAATGGGCGCTTCCCGGCGGCCCGCTCACCGCAACGGAATCGCTTGAGGATGCCGCCCGCCGAAACCTCGGGGAGACCACGGGGCTCGCGCCCGAATACCTCGAACAGCTCTACGCGTTCGGCGGCCTCGACCGCGCGCAGCGGCCCGGTCAAGGCAGCCAACGGGTGGTGTCGATCGTGTACTGGGCCCTCGTGCGGCCCACGGAGGCCGAGCTCCTCGTCGACGGTGAGGGGGAGGCAGAGAACGTCGCCTGGCACCGAGCGGACACCGCGGGCGAGGGTGAGGGCGGCCTGGCGTTCGACCATCGCGAGATCATCGACTACGCCCTCTGGCGGTTGCGCAACAAGCTCGAGTACGCCCAGATCGCCTACCACTTCCTCGGCGAGACCTTCACCCTCGCCCAGCTCCGAGAGGTCTACGAGGCGGTCCTCGGACGGCCCCTCGATCCCGCGAACTTCCGCCGCCAGCTCAAATCCGTCCCGCAGATCGAGCCGACGGACCAGTTCCTCGAGGGCGGGAAACACCGCCCTCCCCGCCTCTACCGCTACACCGGCCCTGTCCAAAGGAGCACGACATGA
- the nadA gene encoding quinolinate synthase NadA has protein sequence MTSVATAIDLITRAEAERLAEGAAASHAASGSTAATSTCSADLSKGPWEFDAAEALRGAPAYGPGASSGDVAPASTPRQGQLPQEYKEASEDELHARIRAAKKALGDRVVVLGHFYQRDEVVEHADFMGDSFQLANAALTRPDAEAIVFCGVHFMAETADILSRDDQAVILPNLAAGCSMADMADIDSVQECWEQLEELFGTEPDADGRVPVIPVTYMNSSAALKGFCGEHGGIVCTSSNAATVLEWAFERGQRVLFFPDQHLGRNTAKAMGVPLEQMPMWSPRKPWGGTDPETLRDSRVILWHGFCSVHKRFNVAQIEKARADYPGVRVIVHPECPMEVVDAADEYGSTDYIRKAIAAATEPTVFAIGTEVNLVNRLAAEYPQHTIFCLDPVICPCSTMYRIHPGYLAWVLEGLVEGEVRNRIEVQEDVAATARVALERMLAARP, from the coding sequence ATGACGTCCGTCGCAACCGCCATCGACCTCATCACCCGCGCTGAGGCGGAACGCCTCGCTGAAGGAGCGGCTGCGTCTCACGCTGCGTCCGGATCCACTGCTGCCACGAGCACCTGCAGCGCCGACCTTTCGAAGGGGCCGTGGGAGTTCGACGCCGCGGAGGCTCTCCGGGGAGCGCCCGCCTACGGGCCGGGCGCTTCGAGCGGGGACGTCGCCCCGGCGTCGACGCCGCGCCAGGGCCAGCTCCCGCAGGAGTACAAGGAAGCCAGCGAGGACGAACTGCATGCCCGGATTCGTGCAGCGAAGAAGGCCCTCGGGGACCGCGTCGTCGTGCTCGGCCACTTCTATCAGCGGGACGAAGTCGTGGAGCACGCGGACTTCATGGGCGACTCCTTCCAGCTCGCGAACGCCGCCCTGACCCGGCCCGACGCCGAGGCCATCGTGTTCTGCGGCGTCCACTTCATGGCGGAGACGGCGGACATCCTCTCGCGCGATGACCAGGCGGTGATCCTGCCCAACCTCGCCGCGGGCTGCTCGATGGCGGACATGGCCGACATCGACTCGGTCCAGGAATGCTGGGAGCAGCTCGAGGAGCTGTTCGGCACCGAGCCCGACGCCGACGGACGCGTCCCCGTCATCCCCGTCACGTACATGAACTCCTCCGCCGCACTCAAGGGCTTCTGCGGTGAGCACGGCGGCATTGTGTGCACGTCGTCGAACGCGGCGACGGTTCTCGAGTGGGCGTTCGAGCGTGGCCAGCGGGTGCTCTTCTTCCCCGACCAGCACCTCGGCCGCAACACCGCCAAGGCCATGGGCGTGCCGCTCGAGCAGATGCCCATGTGGAGCCCGCGCAAGCCGTGGGGCGGCACGGACCCCGAGACCCTCCGGGATTCGCGCGTCATCCTGTGGCACGGCTTCTGCTCCGTGCACAAGCGCTTCAACGTGGCGCAGATCGAGAAGGCCCGCGCCGACTACCCAGGGGTGCGCGTCATTGTCCACCCCGAGTGCCCCATGGAGGTGGTCGATGCGGCCGACGAGTACGGCTCCACCGACTACATCCGCAAGGCTATCGCCGCTGCCACCGAGCCGACCGTGTTCGCCATCGGCACCGAGGTCAACCTGGTGAACCGGCTCGCCGCCGAATACCCGCAGCACACCATCTTCTGCCTCGATCCCGTCATCTGCCCTTGCTCGACGATGTACCGCATCCACCCCGGCTATCTCGCGTGGGTCCTCGAAGGGCTCGTCGAGGGCGAGGTGCGCAACCGCATCGAGGTCCAGGAGGATGTCGCCGCGACGGCTCGCGTGGCGCTCGAACGGATGCTGGCGGCGCGGCCGTGA
- a CDS encoding L-aspartate oxidase encodes MSEPSPARRSASPAPRSARRSIRPRLAIVGSGAAGLFAAISAAEAGADVVLLTKAALAESNSMLAQGGFSAVLPEGQRAPGDSVESHVADTMAAGAQLGTRAAVVLMCQRAASSVESLLSHGVAFDRGPDGRLLLGLEAAHSFPRILHAGGDASGAGITRALIARVRSLESEGRLEVLERAMATEVVLEAGAIAGVDYVPAAGRESGAAGTSVRRRVEADAVLLATGGAGQLFAQTTNPSVATGDGVALAFRAGAVLRDLEFYQFHPTALQLRGDDGTLRSSLISEAVRGEGAVIRDASGRRFVTDYHPLGELAPRDAVSRALALHSRAGGGEAYLDATGIEAERGAGFLARRFPSLDAMTRAAGYDWRRDLLPIAPAAHYWMGGVATDLDGATSVPGLYAAGEVACTGVHGANRLASNSLLEGVVFAARAVEHFLTQPRGWAGPDQRDVPDEAMPELALSPGRSASAGRSASAGRSASAGRSASAGRSASAGRSASATQSSSSSIRSATHAEVAALMERDAGVLRDAEGLARAAAELATLSSGDPETENLILAGRLLVAAAAAREESVGAHFRLDFPGRRSAEGNAEVAVDVARQPVLAGRSAS; translated from the coding sequence GTGAGCGAGCCCAGCCCAGCCCGCCGGTCGGCCAGCCCAGCCCCCCGGTCGGCTCGTCGCTCCATCCGACCTCGTCTTGCAATTGTCGGCAGCGGAGCCGCCGGGCTCTTCGCCGCGATCTCTGCCGCGGAGGCGGGGGCCGACGTCGTCCTTCTCACGAAGGCCGCGCTCGCAGAGAGCAACAGCATGCTCGCCCAGGGGGGCTTCTCCGCCGTCCTTCCCGAAGGGCAGCGAGCGCCGGGGGACAGCGTCGAAAGCCACGTGGCGGACACGATGGCGGCGGGCGCCCAGCTGGGCACTCGAGCCGCTGTTGTGCTGATGTGCCAGCGGGCGGCGAGCTCTGTTGAGAGCCTCCTCTCCCACGGTGTCGCTTTCGACCGCGGCCCTGACGGCCGGCTGCTCCTCGGCCTTGAGGCCGCCCACTCGTTCCCGCGCATCCTTCACGCTGGCGGGGACGCAAGCGGCGCTGGCATCACTCGCGCGCTCATCGCGCGCGTGCGCAGTCTCGAATCCGAAGGGCGCCTTGAGGTTCTCGAGCGCGCGATGGCCACGGAGGTCGTGCTCGAGGCCGGCGCAATCGCGGGCGTCGACTACGTTCCGGCGGCCGGCCGGGAGTCAGGAGCGGCTGGAACGTCTGTACGACGTCGGGTCGAAGCTGACGCCGTCCTGCTCGCCACTGGGGGAGCCGGCCAGCTTTTCGCCCAGACCACGAACCCGAGCGTGGCAACGGGCGACGGCGTGGCCCTCGCCTTCCGAGCCGGCGCCGTGCTGCGCGACCTCGAGTTCTACCAGTTCCATCCGACGGCGCTCCAGCTCCGTGGCGACGACGGGACGTTGCGCTCCTCCCTCATCTCGGAAGCTGTGCGCGGTGAGGGTGCGGTGATCCGTGACGCTTCGGGCCGGCGCTTTGTGACCGACTACCACCCACTCGGCGAACTCGCCCCCCGGGACGCCGTCTCGCGGGCGCTCGCCCTCCACAGCAGGGCTGGCGGCGGCGAAGCGTACCTCGACGCCACCGGAATTGAGGCCGAACGCGGCGCCGGATTCCTCGCGCGGCGCTTCCCGAGCCTCGACGCCATGACGCGCGCGGCAGGCTACGACTGGCGGCGAGATCTCCTCCCGATCGCCCCCGCGGCGCACTACTGGATGGGCGGGGTCGCCACCGACCTCGACGGTGCGACGAGTGTCCCCGGCCTCTATGCTGCCGGAGAGGTGGCCTGCACAGGCGTCCATGGGGCGAATCGCCTCGCCTCGAACTCGCTCCTGGAAGGCGTTGTGTTCGCAGCACGCGCCGTCGAGCATTTCCTGACACAGCCGAGGGGGTGGGCGGGGCCCGACCAGCGTGACGTGCCCGACGAAGCCATGCCTGAGCTCGCGCTGTCACCGGGTCGCTCGGCGTCGGCCGGACGCTCGGCGTCGGCCGGTCGCTCGGCGTCGGCCGGTCGCTCGGCGTCGGCCGGTCGCTCGGCGTCGGCCGGTCGCTCGGCGTCGGCCACTCAATCGTCGTCGTCCTCCATTCGCTCGGCGACCCACGCCGAGGTCGCGGCGCTCATGGAGCGAGACGCGGGTGTCCTGCGCGATGCCGAGGGTCTCGCCCGCGCGGCTGCTGAGCTCGCGACGCTCTCCTCGGGAGACCCCGAGACCGAGAATCTCATCCTTGCCGGCAGGCTCCTCGTCGCGGCGGCAGCCGCGCGTGAGGAATCAGTCGGAGCCCATTTCCGACTCGACTTCCCCGGCCGCCGCTCTGCCGAGGGCAACGCGGAAGTCGCGGTCGACGTCGCACGCCAGCCTGTCCTGGCGGGAAGGAGCGCCTCATGA
- the nadC gene encoding carboxylating nicotinate-nucleotide diphosphorylase, translated as MTAHAVQAARPLVSASPMPPAPAALGRVLELAYAEDAPHGDITSLALIPESARATAELRARVPGVFSGGPVIEAGFRLHDPQVRVELLIPEGAAFETGTVLARVSGRARELLTAERVVLNLVQRMSAIATLTARYVALTTGTKARIVDTRKTTPGLRELERYAVRCGGGRNHRFSLSDAVMAKDNHLAVLTGGDPAKLTDVLRAARDRLGHTTHFEVEVDAIEQIEPVLAAGVDTIMLDNFTPEQLREGVALVAGRAIVEASGGVNLGTVAAIAASGVDVISVGALTHSVVNLDLGLDVVLDASQLRTSEGDLA; from the coding sequence ATGACGGCGCACGCTGTTCAGGCCGCTCGGCCACTCGTCTCGGCTAGCCCCATGCCTCCCGCCCCGGCGGCGCTCGGGCGCGTCCTCGAGCTCGCCTATGCCGAGGACGCGCCCCACGGCGACATCACATCGCTCGCCCTCATCCCGGAATCGGCGCGGGCCACCGCCGAGCTCCGAGCTCGGGTCCCCGGCGTCTTCTCGGGCGGCCCGGTCATCGAGGCGGGCTTCCGGCTCCACGACCCGCAGGTCAGGGTCGAGTTGCTCATTCCTGAGGGAGCTGCCTTTGAGACTGGCACTGTCCTAGCCCGTGTCTCGGGCCGGGCGCGCGAGCTGCTCACCGCGGAGCGGGTGGTGCTCAATCTGGTCCAGCGGATGAGCGCCATTGCCACCCTCACTGCCCGATATGTGGCATTGACCACGGGAACGAAGGCCCGGATCGTGGACACGCGCAAGACCACCCCGGGCCTCCGAGAGCTCGAACGCTATGCGGTGCGCTGCGGCGGTGGCCGGAACCATCGCTTCAGCCTCTCCGACGCGGTCATGGCCAAGGACAATCACCTCGCGGTTCTGACCGGGGGAGACCCTGCCAAGCTCACCGACGTGCTGCGCGCCGCGCGCGACCGGCTCGGTCACACGACCCATTTCGAGGTCGAGGTGGACGCGATCGAGCAGATCGAGCCCGTGCTCGCCGCGGGGGTGGACACGATCATGCTCGACAACTTCACTCCTGAGCAGCTTCGCGAAGGCGTCGCGCTCGTCGCGGGGCGTGCGATTGTCGAGGCGAGCGGCGGCGTGAACCTTGGCACTGTCGCAGCGATCGCGGCCTCGGGCGTGGACGTCATCTCAGTCGGCGCGCTCACGCACTCGGTCGTCAACCTCGACTTGGGCCTCGATGTTGTGCTGGACGCTTCCCAGCTCAGGACTTCGGAGGGAGATCTGGCGTGA